TCCCTCGCCGCTTTCCTGGCGCTGATCTATGCCTGGCACGTGCGCGACACCATACAGCAGACAATGTCGCTGCTTTATGCAGGAGCTGCCATCGGCGCCGTCTTTGCAGGTGATCTCGTCTCGCTTTTCATCTTTTGGGAAGGCACCGCCATTGCGTCGGTCTTCCTCATATGGGCGAGACGCACCGAAGGCGCTTATTGGACAGGCCTGCGCTATCTCATCGTCCAGGTGGGGTCCGGCGTCATCCTGCTCGCCGGGGTTGTGCTCCAATACCACGACACAGGATCCATTGCCTTCGAGGCGATGACACTTGGCAGCCCAGCCACCTGGTTCATCTTCATCGCGTTTGGGGTCAAGTGCGCGTTTCCGCTGCTGCACAACTGGCTCCAGGATGCTTATCCGGCCGCCACTGTCACGGGGACCGTGGTCCTTTCTGCCTTCACGACCAAGCTTGCCGTCTACGCCCTGGCGCGTGGCTTTGCCGGCACAGAAATCCTGATCTATATCGGCGCCACCATGACGCTCTTCCCGATCTTCTATGCGGTGATCGAGAATGATCTGCGTCGGGTGCTGGCCTACAGCCTCAACAATCAGCTGGGCTTTATGGTCGTCGGCGTCGGTGTGGGAACGGAGCTGGCCCTGAACGGCACCGCGGCCCATGCATTTGCACACATCCTCTATAAGGCACTTCTCTTCATGAGCATCGGCGCAGTGCTTTTTCGGACAGGCACAGCCAAGGGCTCAGAGCTGGGCGGTCTCTATAAGACCATGCCGCTGACAATGATTTTCTGCGTTGTGGGCGCCGCATCCATCTCCGCCTTCCCACTCTTCTCCGGCTTTGTGACCAAGTCACTGATCCTGTCGGCATCCGTGCACGAAGGTCATTACATCGTCTGGGGCATATTGCTCTTTGCTTCAGCCGGGGTGTTCCACCACTCAGGCATCAAGATCCCTTATTTCGCCTTCTTTGCCCATGACAGCGGTTTGCGTCCAAAGGAAGCGCCCTGGAACATGTTGCTGGCCATGGGAATTACCGCTTTCCTCTGCATCGCGATCGGTGTCTACCCAGATCCGCTCTATGCTCTTTTGCCTTACGAAGTTGTCTATGTGCCCTATACCACCACCCACGTGGTAACCCAGTTGCAGCTGCTCTTTTTCTCGGCGCTGG
The DNA window shown above is from Parvibaculaceae bacterium PLY_AMNH_Bact1 and carries:
- a CDS encoding Na(+)/H(+) antiporter subunit D (Derived by automated computational analysis using gene prediction method: Protein Homology.), whose protein sequence is MIDLFPPFLLFVAGAALLPFIPNGHPRALAAVIVPVISAYFIWTIPEGMHGQFTLVGQELTLLRVDKLSTIFGLIFSLAAFLALIYAWHVRDTIQQTMSLLYAGAAIGAVFAGDLVSLFIFWEGTAIASVFLIWARRTEGAYWTGLRYLIVQVGSGVILLAGVVLQYHDTGSIAFEAMTLGSPATWFIFIAFGVKCAFPLLHNWLQDAYPAATVTGTVVLSAFTTKLAVYALARGFAGTEILIYIGATMTLFPIFYAVIENDLRRVLAYSLNNQLGFMVVGVGVGTELALNGTAAHAFAHILYKALLFMSIGAVLFRTGTAKGSELGGLYKTMPLTMIFCVVGAASISAFPLFSGFVTKSLILSASVHEGHYIVWGILLFASAGVFHHSGIKIPYFAFFAHDSGLRPKEAPWNMLLAMGITAFLCIAIGVYPDPLYALLPYEVVYVPYTTTHVVTQLQLLFFSALAFTVLMRTGIYPPELKSVNLDFDWTYRKLGPVLIKGIRSLISAVWGTLIGAGLRSVNFGIAALERAHGAEGVLARAWPTGSMVLWIAVLLGATLLLNYM